A genomic window from Streptomyces mirabilis includes:
- a CDS encoding SAM-dependent methyltransferase, which yields MPDNGWPADRIDTESAHSARIYDYILGGKDYYPADKEAGDAMAREWPALPIHMKANRDWMNRAVAYLAKEAGIRQFLDIGTGIPTSPNLHEIAQSVAPDSRVVYVDNDPIVLTLSQGLLSSTPEGKTAYVEADMLDPATILGAAELRDTLDLTRPVALTVIAIVHFVLDEDDAVGIVRRLLEPLPSGSYLAMSIGTAEFAPDEVARVAREYAARNMPMRLRTHAEAEEFFEGLELVEPGVVQVHKWHPDGTETSIRDEDIAMYGVVARKP from the coding sequence TTGCCCGACAACGGATGGCCTGCCGACCGTATCGACACCGAGAGCGCACACTCCGCGCGCATCTACGACTACATCCTGGGCGGTAAGGACTACTATCCCGCCGACAAGGAGGCGGGCGACGCGATGGCGCGGGAGTGGCCCGCCCTGCCGATCCACATGAAGGCCAACCGCGACTGGATGAACCGCGCGGTGGCCTATCTGGCCAAGGAGGCGGGGATACGCCAGTTCCTCGACATCGGCACCGGCATCCCCACCTCCCCCAATCTGCACGAGATCGCCCAGTCGGTGGCCCCCGACTCCCGGGTCGTCTACGTGGACAACGACCCCATCGTCCTCACCCTGTCGCAGGGTTTACTGTCGAGCACCCCCGAGGGCAAGACCGCCTACGTCGAGGCGGACATGCTCGACCCGGCGACGATCCTGGGCGCGGCGGAACTGCGCGACACCCTCGACCTCACCCGGCCGGTCGCCCTCACGGTGATCGCGATCGTCCACTTCGTCCTGGACGAGGACGACGCGGTCGGCATCGTCCGGCGCCTACTGGAGCCCCTTCCCTCGGGCAGCTACCTGGCGATGTCCATCGGCACCGCCGAGTTCGCACCCGACGAGGTGGCCCGCGTCGCCCGTGAGTACGCGGCTCGCAACATGCCCATGCGGCTTCGCACCCACGCGGAGGCCGAGGAGTTCTTCGAGGGCCTCGAACTCGTCGAGCCCGGCGTCGTCCAGGTCCACAAGTGGCACCCGGACGGCACGGAGACGAGCATCCGCGACGAGGACATCGCGATGTACGGGGTGGTGGCCCGCAAGCCGTAG
- a CDS encoding ATP-binding protein, translating to MFALPAAPASVGMARRDVREWLTEWGIDPETRDNAILVTSELVTNALTHTASEWIVCRVHVAEERLHIEVEDQHRGWSLPAQRRPGPDDQGGRGLLLVGALSSDWGVTDTADGSGRIVWAVLPSKGGDIVSTGSPATVTMARPIPHSAEGSLSDGTTAHS from the coding sequence GTGTTCGCCCTGCCCGCGGCCCCCGCCTCGGTGGGTATGGCCCGAAGAGACGTCCGTGAGTGGCTCACCGAGTGGGGCATCGACCCCGAGACCCGCGACAACGCGATCCTGGTGACCTCCGAACTCGTCACCAACGCGCTGACGCACACGGCGAGCGAGTGGATCGTGTGCAGAGTCCACGTCGCCGAGGAGCGGCTCCACATCGAGGTCGAGGATCAGCACCGCGGCTGGAGCCTTCCGGCCCAGCGCCGGCCGGGGCCCGACGACCAGGGTGGACGTGGGCTCCTGCTGGTCGGCGCCCTGAGCAGCGACTGGGGCGTCACAGACACCGCCGACGGCTCCGGACGCATCGTCTGGGCCGTACTGCCGTCGAAGGGAGGAGACATCGTGTCGACCGGCTCGCCGGCGACGGTGACCATGGCCCGGCCCATCCCCCACTCGGCCGAAGGATCTTTATCTGATGGAACGACAGCACATTCCTGA
- a CDS encoding DUF397 domain-containing protein, with protein sequence MPSRELGTQGWSKPWSDDAGGACVEAKKLGDGRIALRQSTDPEGPALVFTPREMTSFLAGVKAGEADFLL encoded by the coding sequence ATGCCGTCCCGGGAACTGGGCACGCAGGGCTGGTCCAAGCCGTGGAGCGACGACGCGGGCGGCGCCTGCGTCGAGGCGAAGAAACTGGGCGACGGCCGGATCGCGCTGCGTCAGTCCACCGATCCCGAAGGGCCCGCCCTGGTTTTCACGCCCCGTGAAATGACGAGCTTTCTTGCGGGCGTCAAGGCGGGAGAGGCCGACTTCCTCCTCTGA
- a CDS encoding TetR/AcrR family transcriptional regulator has product MSPRKSVAETAATRSRIIASALTLASTDGLEGLTIGRLATDLEMSKAGVIGHFGSKEALQLAVLAAAVERFRLRVPARAVGARPGTERLTRAFDEWIDYMTEGEGHGGCFLTSVASEFDGRPGPVRDAVLDALASWSAYVAAELGTAVEAGELPPRTDVEQLVFELNGVALAADQSIQLHRDPQAPTRARRAVTRLLSAP; this is encoded by the coding sequence ATGAGCCCCCGCAAGTCCGTTGCCGAAACCGCCGCCACGCGGAGCCGGATCATCGCCAGCGCCCTGACGCTGGCCTCCACGGACGGCCTCGAAGGCCTCACCATCGGCCGCCTGGCGACCGATCTGGAGATGAGCAAGGCCGGAGTGATCGGCCACTTCGGCAGCAAGGAAGCGCTCCAACTCGCCGTTCTGGCCGCGGCCGTCGAGAGGTTCCGGCTACGCGTGCCGGCCCGGGCCGTCGGCGCCAGACCCGGCACCGAGCGGCTGACGCGCGCCTTCGACGAGTGGATCGACTACATGACGGAGGGCGAGGGGCACGGGGGCTGCTTCCTCACCTCGGTGGCGAGCGAGTTCGACGGCCGCCCCGGTCCGGTTCGCGACGCGGTGCTCGACGCGCTCGCCTCATGGTCGGCGTACGTCGCGGCGGAGTTGGGCACGGCGGTCGAAGCCGGCGAACTGCCGCCGCGCACCGATGTGGAACAGCTCGTCTTCGAGCTCAACGGCGTAGCCCTGGCGGCCGATCAGTCCATCCAGCTCCATCGCGACCCGCAGGCACCCACGCGGGCCCGCCGCGCCGTCACCCGTCTCCTCAGCGCCCCCTGA
- a CDS encoding SPW repeat protein, with protein sequence MANVSHPRSDITTHPDASEMRERYDRVLGGRDVALVDGPVFLLGLYCAVSPWILHYTTSQPALATHNLIMGIAIGLLALGFTRAPERMYGLSWSMCAMGAWLIISPWVVGTSPDTGVVINSIIIGALAVVLGALCAVTTMRNTPRA encoded by the coding sequence ATGGCCAACGTCTCGCACCCCAGAAGTGACATCACGACCCACCCCGATGCATCCGAAATGCGGGAGCGGTATGACCGCGTGCTCGGTGGCCGCGACGTGGCGCTCGTCGACGGACCGGTGTTCCTGCTCGGTCTGTACTGCGCCGTGTCCCCGTGGATACTCCACTACACGACGAGCCAGCCCGCCCTGGCGACACACAACCTCATCATGGGCATCGCCATAGGCCTGCTGGCCCTCGGATTCACCAGGGCCCCCGAACGGATGTACGGCCTGAGCTGGTCCATGTGCGCGATGGGCGCGTGGTTGATCATCTCACCGTGGGTGGTCGGAACCAGCCCGGACACCGGCGTCGTGATCAACAGCATCATCATCGGCGCGTTGGCCGTGGTGCTCGGGGCGCTGTGCGCGGTCACGACGATGAGGAACACTCCTCGGGCGTAG
- a CDS encoding helix-turn-helix transcriptional regulator yields the protein MLLSAGVRTLARCKLAHRQSGGFPRQRGAVGCCQRFLATQGGERAVGRIAIEENAFGAELRRRRTAAGKSLSELAEEVHCSRSFLSRIETGQRRVTHELAQLCDERLEAKGALLALVPDPSTERISKTIRPGPGERAAKLVKSGAGRGGSDTARHRDEFDRLLRRGDLSHTAGDMREADRLYRAAYASAEGDPTARAEAVIRMARRWSDPGQVDHELLQLIRESLAALGEDGSVEAAGLRLRLNAHLAKKLSMAVSQDTAAGQAGPEQGARLARSTLRRLSVDGKDDEVACEVLTECRWGLYDFMSTAESLTLSERLRDAAARHGSAYFRGEALMAVALDQLRAGKVYSALATANQYRKHAADTRGVLTTWQQHTLDALLDLWHGRFDKAAGWIFGDALTFVERLPADLAVPADNLHQTRLGQAYWLLREQGRMADLFASGLADTVERHGYFPVWRAGLALALCETGEYAEGADRLVGFAHDTADFSRFPPSGWAVPTLVLLAEVSAALDARGGFEAELRQVLPALRERLAAHDGEQIALAGWPTVLIGPTARARGLLALAAGEPDTALSHFRTATEPVRSSQPQLARLRLAQARALRRSDRPGAAAHASGLLREALRVARTYGMAALATECAALLDSTADA from the coding sequence GTGCTCCTGTCCGCCGGTGTTCGCACCCTTGCTCGCTGTAAGCTCGCTCACAGACAGAGTGGTGGGTTTCCGCGGCAACGTGGAGCGGTCGGCTGTTGCCAACGTTTTCTGGCAACACAGGGCGGGGAGCGGGCCGTTGGGAGGATCGCGATCGAAGAGAACGCGTTCGGCGCAGAGTTGCGCCGACGTCGGACGGCGGCCGGCAAGTCACTGAGTGAGCTGGCCGAAGAGGTGCACTGCAGCCGCAGCTTTCTGAGCAGGATCGAGACGGGCCAGCGACGTGTCACGCACGAGCTCGCGCAGCTGTGCGACGAACGGCTGGAGGCGAAGGGCGCGCTGCTCGCCCTGGTTCCCGATCCGTCCACCGAGCGGATCTCGAAGACGATCCGCCCGGGCCCGGGGGAGCGGGCAGCCAAACTGGTCAAGTCCGGTGCGGGCAGGGGAGGTTCGGACACCGCTCGGCATCGGGACGAGTTCGACCGGCTGCTGCGGCGCGGCGACCTCAGCCACACCGCCGGGGACATGCGCGAAGCGGACCGGCTCTACCGCGCGGCGTACGCGAGCGCCGAGGGGGATCCCACGGCCCGGGCGGAGGCCGTCATCAGGATGGCCCGCCGCTGGTCGGACCCCGGTCAGGTCGACCACGAACTGCTCCAGCTGATCAGGGAGAGCCTGGCCGCGCTGGGTGAAGACGGGAGCGTCGAGGCCGCCGGACTGCGCCTCAGGCTCAACGCGCACCTGGCGAAGAAGCTGTCCATGGCGGTCAGCCAGGACACCGCCGCCGGCCAGGCGGGCCCGGAGCAGGGCGCACGGCTGGCGCGCAGCACACTGCGCAGGCTGTCCGTGGACGGCAAGGACGACGAGGTGGCCTGCGAGGTGCTCACCGAATGCCGGTGGGGACTGTACGACTTCATGTCCACCGCCGAGTCCCTGACGCTCTCCGAACGCCTGCGGGACGCCGCGGCCCGGCACGGCTCGGCCTACTTCCGCGGCGAGGCGCTCATGGCCGTCGCCCTCGACCAGCTGCGGGCCGGCAAGGTGTACAGCGCGCTGGCCACGGCGAACCAGTACCGCAAGCATGCCGCGGACACCCGCGGCGTGCTGACCACCTGGCAGCAGCACACCCTGGACGCCCTGCTCGACCTGTGGCACGGCCGGTTCGACAAGGCCGCGGGCTGGATCTTCGGCGACGCGCTGACGTTCGTCGAGCGATTACCCGCCGATCTGGCCGTCCCCGCCGACAACCTGCACCAGACCCGCCTCGGCCAGGCCTACTGGCTGCTGCGCGAACAGGGCCGGATGGCGGACCTGTTCGCCTCCGGTCTGGCCGACACCGTCGAACGGCACGGCTACTTCCCCGTCTGGCGGGCCGGGCTCGCCCTCGCGCTGTGCGAGACGGGTGAGTACGCCGAAGGGGCGGACCGGCTCGTCGGATTCGCCCACGACACCGCCGACTTCAGCCGGTTCCCGCCCTCCGGATGGGCGGTGCCCACGCTGGTGCTGCTGGCCGAGGTGAGCGCCGCGCTCGACGCTCGGGGCGGATTCGAGGCCGAGCTGCGCCAGGTCCTGCCGGCACTGAGGGAGCGGCTCGCCGCCCACGACGGCGAGCAGATCGCCCTCGCGGGCTGGCCCACCGTGCTGATCGGGCCGACCGCCCGGGCCCGCGGACTGCTGGCCCTGGCCGCCGGAGAGCCGGACACCGCCCTCTCCCACTTCCGCACCGCGACCGAACCGGTCCGCTCCTCCCAGCCCCAGCTGGCCCGCCTCCGGCTGGCCCAGGCCCGCGCGCTGCGCAGGTCCGACCGCCCCGGCGCCGCCGCCCACGCCTCCGGACTGCTGCGGGAGGCGCTGCGCGTGGCTCGGACGTACGGCATGGCGGCCCTCGCGACCGAGTGCGCGGCCCTGCTGGACTCCACGGCGGACGCCTGA
- a CDS encoding helix-turn-helix transcriptional regulator: MSTETDWGGAPSVLRMILGKQLEELRTQAGLTYEQAGEAIGVSHSTIRRMEAAKVARLRLTDAEKLLQTYGVTDQQEIDTFLKSVREANKRGWWHTYRDVLPDWFAAYLSLEQAALQIRAYEAEFVHGLLQTEAYARALLGAGNPHASAEATERRVALRMRRQELLSRPAPPRVWVVMDETVLRWPVGGPEVMRAQIDHLIAVNRLPHVTLQIMPFRNGPHPAMRAGAFHLFRFRAPELPDIVYLSGLVGAVYLDKDDDVVVYREALDRLGAQSAPARKTEELLGAIRKEL, translated from the coding sequence GTGTCCACGGAGACCGACTGGGGCGGCGCCCCCTCCGTTCTGCGCATGATTCTCGGCAAGCAACTCGAGGAGCTGCGCACCCAGGCCGGGCTGACATACGAGCAGGCGGGCGAGGCCATCGGCGTCAGCCACTCCACCATCCGCCGGATGGAAGCCGCCAAGGTGGCCCGGCTCCGGCTCACCGACGCCGAGAAGCTCCTCCAGACGTACGGCGTGACGGACCAGCAGGAGATCGACACCTTCCTGAAGTCGGTCCGCGAGGCCAACAAGCGCGGCTGGTGGCACACCTACCGCGATGTCCTGCCCGACTGGTTCGCGGCGTATCTGAGCCTGGAGCAGGCGGCCCTCCAGATCCGCGCGTACGAGGCGGAGTTCGTGCACGGGCTGCTGCAGACGGAGGCGTACGCCCGCGCCCTGCTCGGCGCGGGCAATCCGCACGCCTCGGCCGAGGCGACCGAGCGCCGGGTCGCGCTGCGCATGCGCCGTCAGGAACTGCTGTCCCGGCCCGCTCCGCCGCGCGTCTGGGTGGTGATGGACGAGACCGTGCTGAGGTGGCCGGTCGGCGGGCCCGAGGTGATGCGCGCGCAGATCGACCATCTGATCGCGGTCAACAGGCTCCCCCATGTGACCCTGCAGATCATGCCGTTCAGAAACGGCCCGCATCCGGCCATGCGGGCCGGCGCGTTCCATCTCTTCCGGTTCAGGGCACCCGAGTTGCCGGACATCGTCTATCTGAGCGGTCTGGTGGGCGCCGTCTACCTCGACAAGGACGACGACGTCGTGGTGTACCGCGAGGCCCTGGACCGGCTGGGCGCACAGTCGGCGCCCGCCAGGAAGACCGAGGAACTTCTCGGTGCGATTCGCAAGGAGCTATGA